A genome region from Bacteroides stercoris ATCC 43183 includes the following:
- a CDS encoding asparaginase gives MKADYPSVLLIYTGGTIGMIENPETGALENFNFAHLLKHVPELKRFNYHISSYQFDPPIDSSDMEPSLWAKIVAIINDNYENFDGFVILHGTDTMAYTASALSFMLENLAKPVILTGSQLPIGTLRTDGKENLITSIEIAAAKRPDGTALVPEVCIFFENELMRGNRTTKINAENFNAFRSFNYPALAKAGIHIRYNEHIIRRPDPARPMKPHYLFDTNVVVLTLFPGIQESIIDSVLHVPGLKAVVLKTFGSGNAPQKDWFIRQLKDATERGIVIVNITQCQSGGVEMGRYETGLHLLEAGVISGYDSTPECAVTKLMFLLGHGLSQAEIRRRMNSDLAGEITKE, from the coding sequence ATGAAAGCAGATTATCCTTCCGTTCTCTTGATTTACACGGGCGGAACTATCGGAATGATAGAAAATCCGGAAACAGGTGCACTGGAAAATTTCAATTTCGCCCACCTGCTCAAGCATGTTCCCGAATTGAAGCGCTTCAACTATCACATCTCGTCCTATCAGTTCGATCCGCCTATCGACTCCTCTGACATGGAACCTTCCCTGTGGGCCAAAATTGTCGCAATTATAAATGACAACTACGAAAACTTTGACGGCTTTGTCATCCTGCACGGAACCGACACTATGGCATATACGGCATCGGCACTCAGCTTCATGCTCGAAAACCTTGCGAAACCGGTTATCCTTACCGGTTCGCAGCTACCCATCGGGACATTGCGTACGGACGGAAAAGAAAATCTGATTACTTCCATCGAAATAGCTGCCGCCAAACGTCCGGACGGTACAGCCCTTGTCCCCGAAGTGTGCATCTTCTTTGAAAATGAGCTGATGCGCGGCAACCGGACTACCAAAATCAATGCCGAAAATTTCAACGCTTTCCGCTCTTTCAATTACCCCGCTCTGGCAAAAGCAGGAATCCATATCCGTTACAACGAACACATCATCCGTCGCCCCGACCCTGCACGACCGATGAAGCCGCATTATCTTTTCGACACCAATGTCGTAGTCCTCACCCTGTTTCCGGGTATTCAGGAAAGCATCATCGATTCTGTACTTCACGTTCCGGGATTGAAAGCAGTGGTTCTCAAGACATTCGGTTCCGGCAATGCACCGCAAAAGGACTGGTTCATCCGGCAACTGAAGGACGCAACAGAACGAGGCATCGTCATTGTCAACATTACCCAATGCCAAAGCGGCGGTGTTGAGATGGGACGCTACGAAACCGGACTGCATCTGCTCGAAGCTGGCGTTATCAGCGGCTACGACAGTACGCCCGAATGCGCTGTTACCAAACTCATGTTCCTGCTCGGGCACGGACTGAGCCAGGCGGAAATCCGTCGCCGGATGAATTCGGATTTGGCAGGGGAAATTACCAAAGAGTAA